From the Bacillus sp. FJAT-22090 genome, the window TAACCCATGGTCTCATTCCAAAATTCGTCTCCTTTCTGCCTAGGATCTTTTAAGAATTATTTCCAAATAGGTGGACCTTCAAACTTGCAAAAGTTTGATATTATTAATTTTTTGATTTAAACCAAGATTATCCACAATAATGAATACTTTTTGACATTTTACCTCTGTTTTCACAATTGTGTTACGGAACTATTTTAATTTGTTCATATCTTCATGAACATTTTGTGAAGCCCGATTCTATTAGTTTGTTTTTTAAAGTTGCGGTAATAAGATAGAGGCACGGATAGGAATTCCTCCAATTAGTATTCGCATGATTAGTTACCACAACTTTTTATAAACAGAATTGAAAGGGGTACAACTATGAAATTAAAAATGAAGTGGGCTCTAATGACGATGGTTTTCACTATTGCCACTGTGTTAACAGGTTGTGAACCATTACTAGTTTTAGACCCGAAAGGTCCTCAGGCTAAAACTCAGGCTGATGATATTATGCTTTCTATCTGGCTGATGTCAGGTATAGTTATTGTCGTTTTAGCTATTTTAGTATTTGTGCTAATAAAATATCGCGCTTCTAATCAAAGTAAAGATTACGAGCCACCTCATATAGAAGGAAGTCCAATCGTTGAAGCAATTTGTATCGGTATTCCTATTTTGATCGTCATTTTTCTTTCAATCGTTTCTGTAAAAAGTAATTATGAAGTAGAGGCGACTCCAGCAGGATACGAAGATCAAGAGCCGTTAATAATTTATGCTTCTTCTTCTAACTGGAAATGGCATTTTAGTTATCCAGAAGAAGATATCGAGACTGTTAACTACTTGTACATCCCTGAAGACCGTGCAATTGAGTTTAAATTATATTCCTATGGACCAATTACTAGTTTTTGGATTCCACAATTAGGTGGACAAAAATATGCCATGGCTGATATGGTCACCACCTTGCACTTAGCAGCAGATACACAAGGTGAGTTTGTTGGAAGAAATGCTAACTTCAGTGGAGCAGGATTTGCAGAAAATACATTTGAAGTTACAGCTATGTCTCAGGCAGACTACGATGATTGGGTGAAAGAAGTACATGAAACAGCAAAACCTCTAACCGAAGAAAAGTTTGAGGAATTATTAGAACCGGGCCATCTTGGACGTTCTACTTACACAGGAACACATTTAGAATTCTCACCTGCGCCTAACCATGATCATGGCTCTACTGAAACGGACGCAGAAGAATCAGAACACGAAAATCACGAATCAACTAATACCGATGAGGAATCAAGTCACGCTCATCATTAATTAGAAGTTTATTAGATTACTATAGTTCAAGCTATAGATTCCTGAAAGGAGTTACAAAAGTATGGATTTCTTTGATCGCTTTGCCGTACCACATCCAAGCTTTTTAATATACGCATCCATGGTTGGTATTGGTCTTACGATGATTGCTATAGTCGTAGGAATTACCTACTTTAAGAAATGGGGATACCTTTGGCGCGAATGGATCACAACTGTTGATCACAAACGTATAGGGATCATGTATTTGCTATCAGCCTTACTTATGCTGTTCCGAGGTGGCGTTGATGCAATTATGATGCGCTATCAGCTGTCAATGCCGGAGAACACGTTTCTAGATTCTCAGCATTATAATGAAGTTTTCACAACACATGGGGTCGTAATGATTCTGTTTATGGCTATGCCGTTCATTATATTTTTCTTTAATTACCTAGTACCATTACAAATCGGAGCACGTGACGTTGCATTTCCTCGTCTAAATGCATTGAGCTTCTGGTTATTCTTTATGGGAATGGGATTATTCAACATTTCATTTATAGTGGGTGGATCACCTGATGCTGGTTGGACTTCTTACTTCCCTCTTGCAGGGAATGAATTTAGTACATCCGTTGGTTCGAATTATTACATGATTGCTATTCAAATCGCCGGAATTGGTACACTAATGACTGGTATTAACTTTATTACGACTATCTTAAAAATGAGAGCTCCTGGCATGACTCTTATGAAAATGCCAATGTTCACTTGGTCTGCATTTATCGCAAACGTCATCATTGTTTTTGCTTTCCCTGTATTAACAGTATTGCTTGCAATGGGGACAATGGATAGATTATTTGGAACAAACTTCTTTACAACCACCAATGGTGGTATGGATATGCTTTGGGCTAACTTGTTCTGGGTTTGGGGACACCCTGAAGTATATATCTTGATTTTACCTGCATTCGGTCTATATAGTGAGATTATTTCAACCTTTGCACGACGCAACCTTTATGGTTATAAGTCCATGGTTGCTTCAATGGTAGTCATTTCTTTACTATCATTTGTAGTTTGGGCTCACCATTTCTTCACAATGGGCCAAGGTGCGTTAACAAATAGTATATTCTCCATCACAACGATGGCAATAGCTGTTCCGACCGGGGTTAAAATATTTAACTGGCTGTTCACCCTTTGGAAAGGGAAAATTGAATTTACTACCCCAATGCTTTATTCCATAATGTTTATCCCACTGTTTACATTAGGTGGAGTTACCGGAGTAATGCTTGCAATGTCAGCTGCTGACTATCAATATCACAATACGATGTTCTTAGTAGCTCATTTCCATAACGTAATTATTCCAGGTGTGGTTTACGCTATGCTAGCTGGTCTTACATTCTATTGGCCAAAAATATTTGGTTTCATGTTAAACGAAAAGCTTGGTAAATGGACAGCTTGGATTTTATCAGTCGGATTTGTCCTAGCCTTCATTCCAATGTATATTACAGGCTTAGATGGTCAGGCACGTCGCATGTACACTTACTCTGAATCAACCGGTTTTAGTGCGTTAAATATGGTTTCTTTCATTGGTGCAGCAATTATGGCAGTAGGTTTTGTCCTTCTTGTCTACAATATTTACTATAGTACTCGTTATGCTTCAAGGGATATTGCTAGTGACCCATGGGATGCACGTTCACTTGAATGGGCAACACATACTCCAGTACCAGAATATAATTTTGCAATTACACCACAAGTTGCATCGACACAAGCATTTTGGGATTCAAAGAAAAATGGTCATGAATTATTCAATGGAAAAATTGAAAAAATTCACATGCCAAATAACAGTGGTTTACCATTTATCATGAGCTGTATCTTCTTTGTCTTTGGATTTGCGATGATATTCAGCATTTGGCCACTTGCCATAGTGTCATTAATCGGTATTTTAGCTTGTTTGACTTATCGTTCATTCGAGAAAGACCATGGAAGATATATTTCTGTAGAGGAAATCGAAGAAACTGAAAGAAAATTGCGAGGTGCTAAAAAATGAAGGTAGATAACTCGCTTCCACTTGAATACAGCACGGAAGAAAATAGCTTAAAAATCTTAGGTTTTTGGATTTTCATTGGTGCGGAAATTATGCTTTTCGCGACACTATTTGCATCTTATTTTACTTTAGAAAATCGTATTGGCAATGGACCTTCTGGGGCAGAAATTTTTGAAATTACACCAGTATTAGTTGAAACGATTTTACTATTAACAAGTAGCTTTACGATTGGACTTGCCATTCATGCTATGCGAATGAACAATAAAAAAGCGACAATGGCATTCTTTGCGGTTACTCTTATACTTGGGGCAGCATTCGTAAGCTTCGAAATTTATGAGTTCATTCACTATGTGCATGTTGGAGCAGGGTTACAAACTAGTGCTTTTACTGCCATTTTGTTAACGACCTTAGGAACACACGGATTACACGTTACACTTGGTTTCTTCTGGGGAGTATTTATCCTATTGCAGATCAAAAAACGTGGCTTGACTCCGGAAACAGCCAATAAATCATTTATTTTCTCTCTCTATTGGCATTTCTTAGATATTATTTGGATTTTCATCTTCAGCTTCATCTACTTGAAAGGAATGATGTAATATGAAAGAATTATTCCCTCTTAAACAAGTAATGGGCTTTGCATTCTCATTAGTTCTTACAGCAGTGGCACTATTAGTGTATTTTACTGATATGTCCTACTCAATTGGTATGACTGTTCTTCTCCTTACGGCATTTATACAGGCTGGTCTTCAGCTGGTAGTATTTATGCACGCAGGTGAGACCAACGATAAAAATTCTATTTATGTAAATATATATTATGGTTTAATCCTTGCTATATTAACCATACTAGGCACCTTGCTGACGTTGGTTTGGGATATGTAAACAGAAAAAAGAGAGCGTCATTTTAGACGCTCTCTTTTCTATATTCTTTAGAGTTTAATACCATTTCTTCCGAAGCAACTAGAATCATCCCTATTAGAAAAATAAAGACTGCTCCCATTACTATTCCAATACCTACACCCATAACAGTACTATATTCGCTTATTAATGATCCATATAAAAAGGTAGCTATTCCTACAGTTAACAAAATTGCACCTACAAATTTTGTAGCATGTAACATTTTCACGTATGATTCCATTTAAAACACCCCTCTTACTCTATATTATTCAACGTGTTCACAAATTTGTCAAATACTTTTTGTCAATTATATGAACAATCGGTAATAAAAAAGAACTGCTACAAAAATGTCACTTGTAGTAGTTCTTTATCCTATTATCTATTAGATAAATCCTCGCCAAAAATAGATACACTTTGTCTTTCGGTGATAAATTCGCTTCCATTCCAGCTTAATACATTTTGAACATACCCTAATGCATCCGCATGATATCTTCCCGCGATTCTTTGAAATGCAGTAAGCTCGTAAGTTCCATCTCTAGCGAAATCGATTGGATATAAACCACTCACGGGATCTACCCAACCCTCAATCGGCTCTTTTAATGTTCCATTTTCGTTATAGATCTCCGATAAATATTCTTCCCCCTTATAAGTTAAATCCAATGTGTATTTCTTCAAAGGATAACTACTAGTTACAGTCGCTTTAAATTGATTTTGATAGTTAACCTCATATTTTGACTGTTCGTTATATTCTTCTACATCAAACAATTGACGCATGTTCCCTTCCATATAAGAAAAAATATAAGCGTAAATCGTACCACCACTTCCACCTGTATCTATGACAATCAAAATGTCATATACCTGGTTTCCAGTAAAATCTCCGAGAAATAAGGTAGGATTATAGCCAGCATTTTGCTTTAGTGAAATTCTCTCTACTATATTGTCTTTTCCATATAGAATATTTAACGTAATGTTTTGCCAAAACGGGCTATCTTCTCTCTTCTCACCCGTAAGGTAGATGGTATCCATAATACCATCACCTGTCACATCTCCTCTAGTATGTGTAATGATATCTTGACCGTTAGATTTATTATCTTGTAAGAGTCTAAGAATCTGTTGTTTTTTATCTAGCAACATATCTCTTGAAGGGTATGGGGAGCGAAAGGACAAATCTTTATCAATGGAAGCTAAACTTTGTTCCAAATCACCAGCTTTCTTCTGTGCATCAGCCAAATAGTACCAGTAATAGGAGAAATCATTCGTTTGTAATAATCTCTTGTAGTAGTCCCCCACTTTTTTAAAGTAATAAGGATAGACATCCTTTGCTCGGACTAGTCCACTATCGGTGAATCGATATACTTCTACTTTATAGGCTTCTCCAGTATCATGAGTCCAAACCGCCATTTCATATTGACCATCCTCTCCATAAGTACCTGGCATATCTTCTACTTCTAACTTACTATATACAAGATCATTAGTAGATAGCTGTACAAATCCACTATTTGTCCATTGCAACAGATCTAATTGAGACCATATACTACCTATTTGCCAACCTACTATCAATGTATTGATCCAACTATCTGTTATTGGCGCTGCCATTAAATGTGCTATGCCATAACCATTACCTTGAATATGAATTAATGGAAGCCATTGTTCATGATTGTTCTTTAATATTAAGAGATAGTTTTGTTCTTCATGTCTATATGCGCCAATTAATTCTTCCAAACGATCTCCATCGATATCTGCTAGAATTACAGCCGGTATATCTTGGGGTTCTGGTAACTCTAGAATCTCTGCATTTGGAGGCAAAAAGTTCTTAAACACATTTACATAATAATTCATCGCACACCCCTTTCAACACATCATATGCGGAGTAATGAAAGGACTACACTAGTTTTTAATAGGAGTTTGTTTTCCATCTAAGAACTCTTTTATTTCAACTAAAGTCTTTATTTTCAACTAACTATAAAAACTAAAAAATGCCAAAGAGGATTTTTATCCTCTTCGGCATTCAATAGAATCGTTTATTCCGCCATCTTTTCAGCAGGTGTTTCCGTTTCTGCAGGCACATCCACAGGAGTCTCTGCAGGTGTCTCAACTGATGGTTGAGCTGAAGGCGCCGCTACATTGATGTATAATTTACCCGCTGCTCTTTCGCGTGTTTCGTTTTCGAAGCTGTCAACAGCTTTTACTTCGATAACTGCTCCGTTGGCAACAGTATCTGCTGGTACTGTCCAGTATCCGACATAGTGACCATTAGATTGTTCCATCATTGGTAATTCCGTAGCGTTTTGAACATCTCCAACATTTGTTAGTGGCATATGGATGACAAATGTTGTCTTCAATCCTGGCTCACTATCAAATTCAATTTTAACGCTTTTACCTGTTGTCAAGTGAAGGTCTTGTGCAGGTTTTAAGTTCTCAATAACAGGTGCATCGTATTGAGCAGTTACTGTCACTTTTTTGGAAGTTTTATTTTTCGCTTTATCTTGAGCGATGACTGTAATTTCATTCGCACCGTTCTCAAGAAGTATACGTTTTGAATATTTTCCATTAACCACTTGTGCAGTTTGACCGTTAACCTTTACGAAGTCAAGGTTTGCGTCTTTAACAGTACCTTCGACAGTAACTGATTCACGATTAGTTTTATCACCATCTTTTGGGCTTGTGATCGTCATTTCAGGTTTTATTGTATCTAAAATGACTGTAACTGGTGCAGATTCACCTGTTGTTCTGCCATCTAATACCGAAACTACTTTGAACTCATTAGCACCTTCAGTAAGTGTCGCAGGGATTGCAAATTTACCGTCACTGCCTACAACAACAGATCCAGAATCTTTACCGTTTTGTTTCAACTTTATAGTAGCAGTCGGTGATGCAGTCCCCTCAACAGTCAACGCTTCTTGACTTGTTGTCAAATTAGCAGCAGGAGATGTGATGACTGGCGCGCTTACTTCATAGCTTACTCGAGCACGAATCATATAGTTACCTTCAGCAGTTGGTGATGGAGACCAAGCACCAGAAACTCCTTGATAACTTCTTCCAGCATTTGTTCCATTTTCATCTGTTGCTAAACCTGGTGTATTTGGGTTTGCAAAAGTTTGGCGGTATACCATGAAGAAGTCGCCATTTACGACAATGTTGTGTTCAGTTAAATTCACAACTGTCCATTCACCGTTACGTAAAGCTGTTGCATCTATTGGGCCTGCAAGCATCTTACCTGGTGCACCATTTGCACCTGTAGCATCCCAAACTTCAACAGCAAATGCAGTTCCACCAGGGACTGGCCATTCAGTATCCCAGAATCGGAATACGCCATCTGTAACGATACCGTTTTCTTTGCCTTCAGGTAGAGACATTTTTACTGCCCATGCATTTCCTGCTGCATTAAAAGCACGAGCATTTTCAGCTGAACCGTCATCATAGCCTATTTCTCCACCAGGATACGTGTAGAATGGCTCTAGTGCAATGTTTTGCGTAATTGCTTCAGCTCCAATAGTAATGGACACTTCTTGGCTATGGTAGCCTCGAGCAACTACTTTTAATGTGTAATCACCTTCGTATGCTGTAAGTGAATAGTTACCTGATGCATCAGTTTCCACAGGGGTGATGTTTGCATCTTCCACAAGTAAAATTGTTGCTCCTGCAACCCCCTCACCTGTCGATTGGTCCGTAATTGTACCACTTACTGTATTTTGTGCTACTTCATCTAAAGTGAAATTAGCAGTTGTTGTACCATCAGCTTCAATCGCTACAGATTGTTCTTCCGAGGTGAATCCATAAGCTTCCGCTTTTACGGTGAACGTTCCTGCACCATGTGTTAAAGAATAAGAACCATCAGCTGGATTTGAATAAACCGAGCGTCCTGATTCTAGTACACTAACTTGAGCACCTAACGGTAGAAGGGTAGGATTAACAATTGCCTCTTTTACTGGTGGTGTTTCTTTAACAGGTAATACAGGTCTGATTGTTTTTGGATCAACCGCTTCTTTTAATGCCTCTTTGTCTTTATCCTTGTTATTTCCGTTATTTGTATTTCCATTATTTCCGTTATTTCCGATTGTTCCTTTATTTCCTTTTGATACTTTTCCAGTTTGTGAGATATTAGCTAAAGATACATCATCGATATACCAGCCATCTCTTTGAACGCTTCCATCAGAGAATGCATTAAATCCAATGTAAATACGTTGACCAGCATATGCAGACAGATCAACCTCTGCACTTACCCATCCATTCGATTGACCTTGAACCATTAGTAATTGCGTCCAGTTTTCTTGGTCAGTCGAAACAAATACATGTCCGTAATCCCAAGCTCTTCCTGAGGAAGATTGCTCAAAATTGTGCCAATGTTTGAACTGCAAGTAAGAGTTTCCTTCTGGCAGGTCAATTGGAGGTGCAACTAGTGTTGCGTTCATGCGATTCGCGTATAATCCAGCTAAGTTTGTTGCATATACCTTTTCACCTGATGCAGCATTTCCTGGTCCGGATGTAGGCACGCCCCATTCCCAACTGTTTTGTTCTCCAAATGAATACCAACCCGTTGGCTGTCCTTCAAAGTCTTCAAAGTATCCAACCGTAATTCCTGGTTTCACTTGAACAACATATTCTTCACTGCTAACTTCATTATTACCAAAATCGTTTACAATCCATTTGTACGTAAATGAGTTACCTGTGATTAATTCACCAGGAACTACTACACCGAACTCGCCAGCTTTATAATCACCAGATTTGCGACCAGCTTCAATTACTTGCCAAGCTCCATCTGCATCTTTATAGTTTAGAATAACTGAAGCAACGCTAATGTTATCATTAACATCTATCGTCAATTCTAAATCCATTCCCGCATACGTCTCGCTTGGAGCTGTATGTTCGAATGTTGGTGCTTCATTGTCATCACCTTGTTGGGTTACTTGTCCTTTTAATGTTCCTAATCCAGTAATAATCGAGGATACTGCTTCATAAGCATCCACTAACCCATATCCATATGCATGGTTAGGAACTGCTGGATATTGAGCATCTGTCAAAGGATTAGCTGTATTAAGCAAAATTTCCTCCATTTCATCAACCGTCAAGTTCGCATTTACTTGTCGAAGAAGTGCCGCTACACCAGATACCGCTGGACCTGACATAGATGTCCCATTCCAACCACCTTCATAACCACCACCCGGTACGGATGAACGGATATTTACACCTGGTGCTGAGATATCTGGTTTAATCTCCGCATAAGGCGAAGGACCACGTAGTGAGAAGCTACCCACTTTGTTATTGATATCAGTTGCACCCGTCGCAAATGATTCAGGATAGTTTGCTGGTGCTGCAACCGATCCTGCACCACCTGGATTTGAAAGCGTTGTGTTACCTGCAGAGAATTCAGGGAAAATTTCTGCTGCACGCCAGTTAATAACTACGTCACGGTACCATTCATCAAGACCAGGACCGCCACCCCAAGAGTTATTAACAATGTCCGGAGCCATATCAACACGTGCGTTTCCAGCTGCATCAGTTGGTGCTAAAATCCATTGTGCCGCCTCTAACAAGTCGACATCAGTACCACCAGCTGCTGAGAAAGCTTTTACTGCAATATATTTTGCTCCCGGAGCTACACCAATTTGGTTTGCACCATTTGGTTCACTACCAACCATTGTTCCTGTTACGTGCGTCCCATGGTCAATATCATCATATGGAGTAGCTCGTCCAGCTGTTGCATCAAACCAGTTATAGTCATGTGAGACTTGTCCAGTTGCAGCATTGTAACCACGATATTTTTGTTTTAAAGCTGGGTGATCCCACTGAACTCCTGTATCGATACTTGCTACTACCGTTCCTGAACCATCAATGCCCATCGCCCAAACATCTGGTGCTTTCACACGCTCAATGTTCCACTCGATATTTGCAGTTTCTGCTTTAGGAACGACCGCATTTTCTGTTTTTGTTGTAAACAGTTGACGAGTTTCATTTGGTAATATTTTTTCTACTTCTGCGAAAGTTGCTATCTTTTCAGCTACTTCCTGTGTCGCAGTAACTGCCATCCCATTTACGATGTAGTAGGAGGTAAGATCTTCGGCATTTCCTTTCGCTATTTCTTGTTGTAAAAATTGTTTAACCGTTTGTTGAGACTCAATAGACGTTGCCTTTAACTCAGATACAACAGCCGAGCGTTGAATAAGCTTTGTATTATGAGCTGATAGGTTTGCTTCATCTGCATTTTTTCTTGCTTCTTCAGCCACTTGAAGAGAGTCAGATTTTTCCTTGAATTTAATTAGGAATGTAACCTTCTCATCGTTTTTAAAGTTTTCAAGCAGACGGCTATTCAATTTGTCTTTCACAGAAATGTTATTAGAGCTTGAATCTCTGAACGATTGATGAAGCTTACTAGTTGTTTCTGCGCTTACAACATTTGGTGCTACTAGCGAAAACGTCATGAGTAAAGATGCTACAACACTAAGAGCTTTGACTGAACTACTTTTCTTCCTCAACTTCATTCCTCCTTTGAATTTTACAAAAATTAAATTAACGTCCGCTGCTCGCCCTTGTTTAAAAAAGACTAAATAAAAAACACCTTTACCTCCTTTCCTAAGTTACTTAGGCAAACAGAATCAATGGTGTCGTTCGTGAATCTCTTGTTGTTAAGTATCACTATATTTGAAATGAAGTGTGAAATTTGTCGTACTTTGTCGTTATTTTTCAGAATTTTCGGAAACAATAACTATTTACTATTTTGCACTAAATTTTCAATAGTTCTATTTATCTATGAAAAATTAATATTAGTTTAATAGAACATTGGTATCATTGGCATTAAAGAGAATATCAAATTTTTATCATAACAACAATATTTGGTTATTTTTTCTAAAAATGCTTCATTCATCCTAGTTAATCCTTATAGTTATATTGACTAATAATTTTATTAATCATTATTTAGTTCTTTTTATCTACATTTCTAATTTATGTTAAGAATGAATTAGCAATTATAGAACATACACTTAAAAATCTGCTATTATTCATATATTGGATAGTAATGGATTGTTTTATCAGGTTATTTTTTCCAAAATTATTATATTTATTAATGTAGTCTTAATTAACCATTCGGTAATAGGTTAATACTCATACAAGGAGGTTTCACGAATGCAAAAGCTTGAGTTTGAAGCATCATGGGATAAGTCCTTATCCAGTAAGGATCGAAAAGAAATCGAAGAAATTTTCCTCCAAACATACAAAACGGAGTCTCAAGATATTCTTCTAACACCAATTTGGGAAGCAGTGAATCATAAGAGTGAATTATTGATCACTGTACTTGTACATAATTTTTCTGAAGAAGAGATTACTTTTTATAATAGAAAATTAGCTTATATGGAAAATGAAAATTCTCTTGCTGAGCATACTTTTACACTACAAACATTGAAAATTAAACCCAAAGTTAGTATGCCATGGACTTTCATATTTCCCGTTGAGAGCCTAAAGAATTATGCTACATTTCAAAACGGTCATTTAGTCATTATTAATAATTAGTCCATATTTGATATACATCTTTTACTCATATTGAACCAAGTTAAAGAGGTATGAAAAATTTTAAAGGAGGTTACTTTATGAGTGAAAATCGCAGGGGCGCTAGCAACAATAAAGGTTCTATGGCAAAAAATCCAAGTAGTAAGAAAGAAGAGATATCTCTAGAATTAGCTGAACTCGGAAACTTAAAACCAAAGCATGAACCAATGACCCCAAATCAACGTGAAAAAAGCGAGAGAGAAAAATCTTACTAACTACAACATGCAAAGCAGTCCTATAAGAATGGGCTGCTTTGTGTTATGTAGAAAGAGCTAAACTTTGTGTATAATACTTCTTAACATGTGTTTGAAACAAAGGCGGGTGCGTATGGATCCAAATGAAAAACAACATAAGGATGATTGGAAAGAGGAAGAGCTAAGCGAAGAAGAGTTTCTCGAACTTGTATTAGAGGCACAGAGGGAAGCACTTCAGAAAGAAGCTCTTGAAAAAAAGAGTAATAGACCAAACAGACCTTTTCCAAAATGGGTATTCTATTTGATGGCTTCTATTCTGTTTGTCAGTACATTTGCATCAATCTTTCAAATTTACTCTATTCCAGCTATTGAATTTATTAAAACGTCTGCAAAATTGTCTGCTCAGGAAGAGATAGCAGTTTATAAAAAGTCTGTCGTAGTCATCTTAACAGATGATAGCAAAGGAACCGGCTTTTCTATATCAAGCGATGGTATGATTTTGACTAACTATCATGTTGTGGAAGGTAATGAAACTGTAACAGTTGGTTTTCCTGATGACAGGCGTTTTCGTGCTAAAGTAATAGATACATATCCTTCTGTCGATCTTGCTGTATTAGATATTAAGGAGGAGGATCTCCCATTTTTGGAGCTTGCGGAGAGAACTACTTTTGAAGCTGATGAATCTATATACTTTATTGGTAATCCACTAGGTTTTACTGGTATTGCAAATGAAGGAACAATTATTGATTATACACAGTTAAGTGATTGGGACATACCTGTAGTCATGATGAAAGCACCAGTTTATCGAGGGAATAGCGGAAGCCCTGTTTTGAATAAAGATGGTAAAGTAATTGGGGTTATTTTCGCCACATTAGATCATGATGAACACGGCAGGGTCGGATTATTTGTGCCTATAGATGAGTATCTTAATACAAAATAATACAAAGAGACCCCTTAGTGCAGAAAACTAAAGGGTCTCGGTTGTGTGAGAATTGGTCTCGATTTTTGAAATTTGGTCTCGGTTACCGGAAAACTTGTCTCGCTCACATTTACATTCATCTCTTTCTGCCACTTAATGTAAAATACTATTCTAAATAAGTTTTCCGCCAATCCAAGCGTTCTTTCTCATTCAGTTGGTTTTCGAGTTTTTCATCCCACCGCTCTAATAATGTATTCCATACTCGTGCATATATGATGTCTTGTTTTTTATCATACAAAATAAATTCTATACAAGGAATATCATCGATATATAAATCCGTCGATGAGACAATTTCAGATAGTACCGTCTGAACGTCTCCTTCTCCTGATTCAGCACCGTTTATACGGAGCGCATTTATCAATGTCTCATCCTCAAAAGACAATTCTTCATCCAGATATCCTTCTTTTACATATCTATAAACTTCTAATTCTTCTTCACCCGTTGCTTCCTTAAGTTCACCTTCCAAGAATGCCTCATGAGAAGGACTATATAGTATATTGTTAGTCTCAGGCTTCTGTTCCTCTTCAAATATGCCATTTGCTAGTTGTCTGTTTCCTTTATCTGTAAGCCTATATCCGCTCTCTATCTTCTCTAACAGACGTGTTCTTTGCATTAAATCAATTAAATCCTGTATAAAAAGTTGCTCTACAAGTAATAATTCACTTA encodes:
- a CDS encoding SLAP domain-containing protein, with amino-acid sequence MQKLEFEASWDKSLSSKDRKEIEEIFLQTYKTESQDILLTPIWEAVNHKSELLITVLVHNFSEEEITFYNRKLAYMENENSLAEHTFTLQTLKIKPKVSMPWTFIFPVESLKNYATFQNGHLVIINN
- a CDS encoding S1C family serine protease, which produces MDPNEKQHKDDWKEEELSEEEFLELVLEAQREALQKEALEKKSNRPNRPFPKWVFYLMASILFVSTFASIFQIYSIPAIEFIKTSAKLSAQEEIAVYKKSVVVILTDDSKGTGFSISSDGMILTNYHVVEGNETVTVGFPDDRRFRAKVIDTYPSVDLAVLDIKEEDLPFLELAERTTFEADESIYFIGNPLGFTGIANEGTIIDYTQLSDWDIPVVMMKAPVYRGNSGSPVLNKDGKVIGVIFATLDHDEHGRVGLFVPIDEYLNTK
- a CDS encoding S8 family peptidase yields the protein MKLRKKSSSVKALSVVASLLMTFSLVAPNVVSAETTSKLHQSFRDSSSNNISVKDKLNSRLLENFKNDEKVTFLIKFKEKSDSLQVAEEARKNADEANLSAHNTKLIQRSAVVSELKATSIESQQTVKQFLQQEIAKGNAEDLTSYYIVNGMAVTATQEVAEKIATFAEVEKILPNETRQLFTTKTENAVVPKAETANIEWNIERVKAPDVWAMGIDGSGTVVASIDTGVQWDHPALKQKYRGYNAATGQVSHDYNWFDATAGRATPYDDIDHGTHVTGTMVGSEPNGANQIGVAPGAKYIAVKAFSAAGGTDVDLLEAAQWILAPTDAAGNARVDMAPDIVNNSWGGGPGLDEWYRDVVINWRAAEIFPEFSAGNTTLSNPGGAGSVAAPANYPESFATGATDINNKVGSFSLRGPSPYAEIKPDISAPGVNIRSSVPGGGYEGGWNGTSMSGPAVSGVAALLRQVNANLTVDEMEEILLNTANPLTDAQYPAVPNHAYGYGLVDAYEAVSSIITGLGTLKGQVTQQGDDNEAPTFEHTAPSETYAGMDLELTIDVNDNISVASVILNYKDADGAWQVIEAGRKSGDYKAGEFGVVVPGELITGNSFTYKWIVNDFGNNEVSSEEYVVQVKPGITVGYFEDFEGQPTGWYSFGEQNSWEWGVPTSGPGNAASGEKVYATNLAGLYANRMNATLVAPPIDLPEGNSYLQFKHWHNFEQSSSGRAWDYGHVFVSTDQENWTQLLMVQGQSNGWVSAEVDLSAYAGQRIYIGFNAFSDGSVQRDGWYIDDVSLANISQTGKVSKGNKGTIGNNGNNGNTNNGNNKDKDKEALKEAVDPKTIRPVLPVKETPPVKEAIVNPTLLPLGAQVSVLESGRSVYSNPADGSYSLTHGAGTFTVKAEAYGFTSEEQSVAIEADGTTTANFTLDEVAQNTVSGTITDQSTGEGVAGATILLVEDANITPVETDASGNYSLTAYEGDYTLKVVARGYHSQEVSITIGAEAITQNIALEPFYTYPGGEIGYDDGSAENARAFNAAGNAWAVKMSLPEGKENGIVTDGVFRFWDTEWPVPGGTAFAVEVWDATGANGAPGKMLAGPIDATALRNGEWTVVNLTEHNIVVNGDFFMVYRQTFANPNTPGLATDENGTNAGRSYQGVSGAWSPSPTAEGNYMIRARVSYEVSAPVITSPAANLTTSQEALTVEGTASPTATIKLKQNGKDSGSVVVGSDGKFAIPATLTEGANEFKVVSVLDGRTTGESAPVTVILDTIKPEMTITSPKDGDKTNRESVTVEGTVKDANLDFVKVNGQTAQVVNGKYSKRILLENGANEITVIAQDKAKNKTSKKVTVTAQYDAPVIENLKPAQDLHLTTGKSVKIEFDSEPGLKTTFVIHMPLTNVGDVQNATELPMMEQSNGHYVGYWTVPADTVANGAVIEVKAVDSFENETRERAAGKLYINVAAPSAQPSVETPAETPVDVPAETETPAEKMAE